The Eleginops maclovinus isolate JMC-PN-2008 ecotype Puerto Natales chromosome 18, JC_Emac_rtc_rv5, whole genome shotgun sequence genome segment TTGCAAGATATTTTTTGGCTGCTGTGGTGCTACTTGGAATGTACATGACAAGAATAAAAATATCACCAAACAGAGTCAGTCCTGCTCATGGCAGCAACTCAACAGTGATGATGTTTTTTAGTTTGACATTTCACGGTCTTGTACCATCAGGTAACATCAATCAGTCGTCTGACAGGGTAGCTGTCCGGATCTCTGTTGTGGTGTACCTCTCTTGTGCTCTGGGAAGAACTGTACATGTGTTAATTGCCTGCAGGGCAGCTCATACTGTCATAACATTGCAACAATTTAGGGTTCTGCCTAttactgtgttttttatctGCTCTTTTTTCAGCTCTCCTTTTCAAACTATGAACATAAAATACTGGTCTGAGGACATGCTTGTTGGGAGTAGTGTGGGTTCAACACTTAGATCCTGGGCTGTGTTCGGGCTGATAGAGCTACTGACGACTTTGTACATGTTGTTCATCTCTCTTCCCAGGTTGCTAAAATCCATCCAGACAAAATTAACATTCCTGAGTGTTCTTGTACATGTCCAACTGGTAAACTGTCTACAGAATTCAAGGGTAGCAACAAAATATGAACTGTTTATTAAGATCACTGGgttaatttaaagaaataatatatAGGAAGTTAGTGTGCATTTAAAATCCCTAACAACCGAGGAATAACTGCTCTTGgtactgtaaatacatttgaaaaaatctCTGTCTTACACAAGATGCCAGACACTGCACAGTGATTAAAATCAATGAAAGTtgaatgttatatatatatatatatatatatatatatatatatatatatatatatatatacattttattaaggTCGGCTACACATTTTAGACAATTCCTGACTGAAGGAATCACTTGCAGGGctcttttaaatggaaatgtctcCTGAGTGCTCATTTATAGTAATGACTTATCATGACATTAGTGATGTAAAACTTTACTGTAAGCATACTGTGGGGTGAATAAATGTAACATGTTTTACGTTTTATGTTATCTCTCTTTTTGACACtttaaattacttaaaaataGACATATATCAGTACATatgtaaacaataaataatgttagcccacttgactttaaaaaacacatgccGTATGCAAAATAGAGACAGGAAAAGCAAAAGGAAATACATCTAATCACGCTACTCTGTAGTGTGTTAAGATTACgcttatttgttttaaaggcaGCCGTTTTAACAACAGTAGTTTCCAGTCGGGATTTGTAAGGTCTTTCTATAATCTTTCAAGCGATTTGAGAAAAAGCTGTGTTCAAATGTTCAAAAGAATATAATTTGTTGGAGAAATTAATAATATTGCTTATATTATTTTCAGTAATTAAATAAAGACTGATAAGAGTTGATTACTTAATAATAtgattatttgaaaatgacacATGGCAATTGTTTGACtacatttgcatttgaatgacttcaagaaagtaaaacacattaattagattagatagatagatagatagaatcggaggatgaaaccctctttattagtcacatacatgcacacagcagagcacacacagtgaaattagtcctctgcatttaacccatcctagtgctaggagcagtgggcagctattgtgcagcgcccggggagcaatggggaggggggattggaggtgtctggtgccttgctcaagggcaccacagcagggcctaggaggtgaactgggacctctccaagtagcagtccacagATTGCATTCTACCTAACAATGCACTGAATTTGGACTGCTTCAAATGGTAAATGGATTGCATTAATTCAGCACTTGTCCAGCCTTTGAGACccttcaaagtgcttttacGTACAAACCAGGATTGACCAATTCTCACCTACTCATACAAATTAATACAAAGTGCCACCAGCTCAGGGAAACTaactttcacacacattaacacaccattatattttaaaatattagaGGAGCAGCATATATTTGTGAAAACCGAGCACTAATTTCTCTGTGTCGTTTATCTCATTgtaacacatacacacgcagTATATAAACTTAACACAGCAATTGTTTGATTATaattctcattaaaaaaatgagaaaaaaaaagtccacttTATAAACGTCCACTTCGATAAAGTGGACGTTTATAAAGTGGACATTTATAAACGTCCACTTCGATAAAGTGGACGTTTATAAAGTGGACATTTATAAACGTCCACTTCGATAAAGTGGACGTTTATAAAGTGGACATTTATAAAgtggacattttttaattttttttatcattttcaaattgGATCTGAAATAATACATCAAAATGAACCTGATAAAACAATGCCACCGCTCTTGTTGGAATATCTGCCAAAGCAATGATATTACAATTACTACAAATtgattattttgaaaacaacacattacattGCATGTTAGATGCTTTTAGCCAAAGCGACTTAcacactcaatactgtggacaatcacAGGCTCCACAAGGGTTTTTAATCAAGTTTTAAGATCAAAAAGGTATTTTGactcaaaaacatttaatataattaGGCCAACCCTTCTAGGAAGACAGATTCTAGTTTAGAAGATTCACATactaaatattgtaaatgttgtAGGGATGGCTATTTGTCTAGTCAAGTGTCAGGgttagtgtttcagtcccaAGCTCCTGTTCTCAACATTCATTCAACGTGTTTACGTCTAatccagaaaaacattattgtaTTGAAGTCTCCTTGAACGGGACACTGAAGCCTTAATTGCTCCCGATGGGAAAATCCCAATTCTGTATGGAAGCGTGCTGCCAAATTGTGAGTGTGACAAGGTGAATGAGAGACAAACTAATATGTGTTTTTggaaaaagtttaaataaattcagtgcagttattattgaataaaaaaatgattcatGAGTGAAATTAAAATAGTAGTAAATGTTATAATCTAAGTTCTcacattacataaaaaaataccaaaaaataGTGATCTGTATAAAAAGGATGTATagtaataaacacaaacaattaaatgaaaacttaaattgtttaatttattttacattggtTAGGTTTCAGAAAGAGATTTTATGgggatacaaaatataaataggCTCTGTTTTTTTACCATGGTTATTAAAGATTTCGGTCAGAATTTTCTGAATGACCAGGAAGTGTAACAAAATCTGCACATCATGCACACAGCATGTACCAACATTTTAGTAAATGTCCATACATGGGGAGATTTAATActtccacctggtcctgggtcaGACCCTTGGTCTCtgagtccctcccagatgactgaacttctcaccttattcCCAAGGGGGATGGCAGCTAGCCCTGGAGGAAACCCATTCCGGACACTTTTATCCAcaatctcgttcttttggtcatgacccacCCTACATGATCATGAGCAAGACTAGTTTCTGAAGTGCAGTTATAAAATAATCTTTTGAGAATTGACACGGTGCTTGCATTGGCTGCTGATGTTTCTCATGTGGTAAAAAAACTCTATAAAGGTCAGCTTCCAGGTCAGAAGTGCTTTAGTAAAGGGTAGGGTGGTTCAAGATGGGTTTGATCACTATCATCTTATTCACTCTGCTGGCAAGGACAATGTCAGAAAACCAAACATGCAATTTGATTGGGCAGACAGGGTTTATGGAGTTTTCAAAAGAAGGTGATCTTATTATAGGAGGAGTGTTTTCTATAACCAGTACTCGAAAACTGAACGATAATGACTACCAGGCTATTCCAAATACGTACTGCCAACGGTAAGTgcttgaaatgtaatgtataaaAAAGGAATGCAATTTGTTAAAATAGCAAGTgttatgtatgtgtgtctgaTGTGTTTCAATACAAACAGCTTTAATAACTTCTTTATTAATCAAGTTccaatattttctgttttcagatGGAATGTCAGGGAATTGAAATTTGCCAGAACAGTGATTTTTACTCTGGAAGAGATAAATAGAGATGCTAAGCTTCTTCCTGGAGTTAGTCTGGGTTATAGGCTGTTCAATGGCTGTGGGACTGAAAACCTGATACGAGCAGCTGCAGAAGCTGTAAATGGAGACGACTCAAAAGGCTGCAGGGGTCCCATCCAGGCTCTCTTAGGCCATTCATCCTCTGGAGTGAGTGAAGGAATAAACAGCATACTGAGCCCACTATCCATTCCACAGGTGAGTAGATATAAATGTAGTGTCCAGTTAGtttgctttatatatatttacatctttaaaatgtttacatttgtatttgctgtattttacatgttgtttttttgttgctttgaaGGTAAGCCATCTTTCAACCTGTGCTTGTTTGAGTGACAGAAAACGGTACCCCACGTTCTTTAGAACGGTGCCAAGTGACCAATTCCAAATCATGGGTATTGTGCAGCTTATGAAATATTTCGACTGGCGCTGGGTTGGGATTATTTACGCTAACACTTTGTACTCAAAAAAAGGAATTGCTCATCTCGCTAAGGAAGCACAACAAGAGGACATATGTGTTGACTACACATTACCTTACTCAAGGGGAAATTATGAAAGTGAGATCCCTGCTATTGTGAAGACAATAATGGAATCATCGTCAAATGTGGTCCTGCTGTTTATGTCCTATTCTAATACCAAATCATTCCTgtcaaatattgaaaaatacaacataacaGGAAAACAGTGGCTTGGTGGTGAGGCTTGGATCACACAAGTAGTCCTAGCTTCTgtcaagaaaaagaacattttacaggGCGCAATGGGCTTTGCCCTCCCTCAATCATCTATACCAGGTCTTGGTGAATTCTTGCTCAAGTTTAAACCTGCGGATGAACCACAGAGTGCTATAGTTAAAGCTATATGGGAGATGTTTTTTGACTGCACCTTCTCCTCATCAAATATCACTACCATGTGCACTGGCACAGAGGATCTCAGGACTGTCTCCAATGACTACACAGACGTGACAAAATTCAGGGCTGAGAATAACGTGTACAAAGCTGTGTACTTGGTGGCATATGCCCTTCAAGCACTATTGCAATGTAAAAATGGCTCAAATCCCACCACGGGAAAGCCCTGTGTTAACAAAAATGAAGTTAATCCTAAACTTgtaagttctgtttttatttaaatatacattattcatttattgctGAGTGATTCTAGGTTTTGTGCTACATGctaaaaaatgtatcaatatcATATTATAGTTATTAAGTATCATTGTATCATTTGAATGATAAGGGTACGCTTGCTTAAATGTGCTGATTGTCCCTCTATAGCTGTTGGAACACATTCGTTACGTGAACTTCACAACACAGAATGGGGCCAAGGTTGTCTTTGATGAAAATGGAGACTCAGTTGCTCAGTATGAATTAGTTAACTGGCAGATGAAAGATGATGGCTCTGTGGAAATTGTAAATATTGGTCAATACGATACTTCATTTCCAGAGGGGGaaacatttaaactaaaaaggaacacaaaaaTCGTTTGGGGAGGAAATCATAATAAGGTAAAGTGAAAGGAGGGTCAGTCCCTGCATACTGTGTGCAAATTGTGAAATGGAGAGAAGGTCTTTActtaattgaaaacaaattgaTTTGTCGGATTTGTCTgatgatataaaacacatataTCATTGCATTGCAgacattacattacaatatGTCCTAATACACACCACAAGATAACAGACAAAGGTTCTCATTAAACTGATCattaaagttaacatttaaaattgaaatgtaatatacCATGTACTTTAAACAAGCTAATTTAATTTAGTGCCTTTTAccattatattaaattaaaacttaATAAACTATAAGTCCATGATATCATTTTGTTGCATTTGTGGGTTTTTACCTGCCGGATTTGACCTTTTCAGGTCGTGAGGTCTGTCTGCAGAGAACCATGCCCACTAGGGACTCGTAAGGCCATGAACAAGTTTAAGCCTGTGTGTTGCTTCGACTGTTTTGAGTGCCCTGAGGGAACAATAAGTAATGAGACAAGTGAGtcaataattcaaaatgtaatgttttcattGGTATTGTAGTGGGGATCATTTAAAGAGCAACAatacaattatgttttttaatataatataatataatatttgtacattttattgtttgattatttcttatttcagtGTTATGATTGTAATTCCATCTCTTTTACAGATTCCCCTGATTGTTTGATCTGTCCTCCTGAGTTTTGgccaaatgaaaataaagacaagtgTCTTCCAAAATCGACTGAATATCTGTCTTATAAAGAGATCATGGGAGCACTTTTAACTGGATTTGGCTGTGTTGGTGTATTTTTATCTCTTCTTACATCAGTAATTTTTTTGACTCACAAAGAGACTCCTATTGTCAGGGCGAACAACTCTGAGCTGagcttcctg includes the following:
- the LOC134880474 gene encoding LOW QUALITY PROTEIN: extracellular calcium-sensing receptor-like (The sequence of the model RefSeq protein was modified relative to this genomic sequence to represent the inferred CDS: deleted 2 bases in 1 codon), producing the protein MEFSKEGDLIIGGVFSITSTRKLNDNDYQAIPNTYCQRWNVRELKFARTVIFTLEEINRDAKLLPGVSLGYRLFNGCGTENLIRAAAEAVNGDDSKGCRGPIQALLGHSSSGVSEGINSILSPLSIPQVSHLSTCACLSDRKRYPTFFRTVPSDQFQIMGIVQLMKYFDWRWVGIIYANTLYSKKGIAHLAKEAQQEDICVDYTLPYSRGNYESEIPAIVKTIMESSSNVVLLFMSYSNTKSFLSNIEKYNITGKQWLGGEAWITQVVLASVKKKNILQGAMGFALPQSSIPGLGEFLLKFKPADEPQSAIVKAIWEMFFDCTFSSSNITTMCTGTEDLRTVSNDYTDVTKFRAENNVYKAVYLVAYALQALLQCKNGSNPTTGKPCVNKNEVNPKLLLEHIRYVNFTTQNGAKVVFDENGDSVAQYELVNWQMKDDGSVEIVNIGQYDTSFPEGETFKLKRNTKIVWGGNHNKVVRSVCREPCPLGTRKAMNKFKPVCCFDCFECPEGTISNETNSPDCLICPPEFWPNENKDKCLPKSTEYLSYKEIMGALLTGFGCVGVFLSLLTSVIFLTHKETPIVRANNSELSFLLLFSLTLCFLCSLTFIGRPSEWSCMLRHTAFGITFVLCISCVLGKTIVVLMAFRATLPGSNVMKWFGPAQQRLTVLSFTLIQIVICTLWLIMNPPFPKKNMKYYKEKIILECALGSAVGFWAVLGYIGLLAILCFVLAFLARKLPDSFNEAKLITFSMLIFCAVWITFIPAYVSSPGKFTVAVEIFAILASSFSLLICIFFPKCYIIIFRPERNSKKHLMGKTTTNPLSYIQLYP